AATCTGGTAAGAAAGAAGATTTATTGACATACGAGACACTTCAAAATCTTCAGAAACATCTTGAAGATGGTAGAAATGCAAGAGAATTTGCGATGGATGATTTTGCAAAATCAATCATTGGTGAAGTTCAGCTTTTGACTAATAAGCCGGTTCTTTACGTTTGTAATGTGGATGAAAATTCAATCAAAAACGGAAACGAGTGGATTGCAAAAATTGATGAAATGGCTAAAAGCGAAGGTGCTGAAACAGTAGTTTTAGCAGCTCAGATCGAAGCTGATATTAATGAACTTGAAACTTTCGAAGAAAGAGAAATTTTCTTGGAAGAATTAGGTCTTACAGAACCTGGAGTAAACCGTTTAATCAGAAAAGCTTACGATTTATTAAAGCTTCAGACGTATTTTACAGCAGGTGTAAAAGAAGTAAGAGCTTGGACAATCGGACAAGGTTGGACTGCTCCTCAAGCTGCAGGAGTAATTCACACAGATTTCGAAAAAGGTTTCATCCGTGCGGAAGTAATCAGATACAATGATTATGTAACGTATGGCTCTGAGGCAAAAGTAAAAGAAGCTGGAAAGCTTTCTGTAGAAGGTAAAGAATACATCGTTCAGGACGGTGATGTAATGCACTTCAGATTTAATGTTTAAAAATATTAAAAGTTAGTTATATAGTATTTTAAAATACGCTTCCATGAATTTGGGAGCGTTTTTTTATTATTTTTAAAGAAAATTAATAATCTTGAAATATCTAGTCTTTTTACTGTTCGTTTTTTCATGTTCTAAAAATGAAGAACAGACCAATTGTTTTAATGATAAATCTGAAACACTGAATCCTGAAGAGAAAATACCGCAAACTGTTACAGGCATTCTTGCTCACAAACCTGAATATCTTCAAATTGTTGATTTAAAAAACTTTAGAACATTTAAAGAAGACAGTATCTATGAACATGACTTTAGGATACAGGCTTCTGAAATTCAAAAATATAATAAAGATTTCGGCATTTTTGATTATAAATTTGAACGTCAGTTTATATGCTTTGCAAAACAGGAAGTTGGGGATACTTTGTATTCTTTGGCAAAAAATGATGCAGGTTATTGGCTGCTGAAAATTCAAAACCGTATTCCTTATGCGTATTTTCTGGGTCTAAGTTTTAATCAGTATTACATCAATATTATTCAGGAAAAGCCAATTATTCAGGATGGATTTCTGCAAATGGAGGGAAGTTTTGCTGAAAAAATCAAGAAACATTATTCTTCGGCAATTGAAGACGGAAAGTTGTTTAAAATAAAATTAGAAGATTTAATAAAAGATACCGATAAGGATGGCTATAATGATATTTTTGAGCGTAGTTTTGGCTTAAATCCAAATAATAAAGATTCGGATGGCGATGGATTAAATGATCTAGATGATATGAATCCTTTGTATAAATCTGAGAAAAATAAATTTTCAGAACTTTATCAGCGTGCTCTTCCGATTCCTTTTTCAGAAAGAAATTATAAAAAGCTGTATTACACAATCAATTTTTATAACAGCGACTGTAATTATTTTCATCAGGTTGATCCGTATATCAGAACGATATTTGTTTCTGAAGACCAGAAGAAAAAGACCGATTACCTTTCTGTTACTGACGTAATTAAGAATAAGATTATTAAAATTACCAAAAGCGATAAAAATCCAAATCTTTTCTATGTTTATGAAGAAACAAAAAGCGGAACATTAAGTTATTGTAAAGAGTTTAAAGGTGGAAAATGGGAATCTATAAATGCAGGAGAATGTCTGTAGAATTATAAGTTCTTCCTATATTTGAATTATACAAATTCCGAATCATGGAAAAATTAGCTCATGCTTCTCTGGAAGATTTTTATCTTGAAATGACCAAAGGGTTGGGAAAAGATATGGAAAGTATCTTTCCAAAAGGTCTTCACAAAGATATTGGCCATTTTAATGTGTTTGATATTGCGCAGACGATTGCCAATGTCAAAAAGACTTCCGAAATGCCCTACAACAGGAGGAAATATTATAAAATAAGTTTAATAAGAGGGAAAAACAGAGCGGAATATGCAGATAAAGTGATCTCCATAAAAAAGAATGCTTTGCTTTTTGCAACCCCGAAAGTTCCTTATCATTATGTACCTGAAGATGAGAATCAGTCTGGGAATTTCTGTGTTTTTACTGCGGATTTTTTCACTAAAAATTCTTCGAAAAATATTCTTGAAGATTTGCCTTTATTTCAACCTGGTACCATTCCTGTTTTTGAAATTGATGACGAACTAGCCGATGAAATTGATTTGCTTTTCGGAAAAATTAAAAAAGAAATCGATTCTGATTATGAATTTAAATATGATTTAATCCGAAATTATGTTTCAGAACTGATTCATTACGGGCAAAAATTACAGCCTGCAGAAAAAGTCCACAATACTCATAATGCTTCATTGAGAGTGGTTTCATTGTTTATGGAATTATTAGAAAGACAGTTTCCTGTTGAATCTCAGAATCAAAGAATTCAACTGAGAGTTGCGAATGATTTTGCTGAAAGACTATCAATTCACGTTTATTATTTAAATAAAAATTTAAAAGAAAATACAGGTAAAACCACCACCGAATTTATCGCAGACCGGATTATTCAGGAAGCTAAGATTCTTTTAAAACAAACCAACTGGAATGTCTCTGAAATTTCTTACGCTTTAGGTTTTGAAGAGGTGGCTCACTTCTCCAATTTTTTCAAACGTAAAACTTCATTGGCACCAATGGAATTTCGGTCTTGATTTGAATTTTGCAAATTTCAGATTGATTGGAGTAAACAAATTCGTTTGAAATTGACTCAACTTTGTACCATCAAAAAATCAAATATGAATAACAGAACAAAAATTGCCCTAGTAACAGGAGGAAGTAGAGGTTTAGGTAAAAACTCAGCTTTAAAAATCGCAGAAAAAGGATTGGATGTAATTATTACTTACAATTCAAATAAAGAAGAAGCGGATAAAACCGTAGCAGAAATTCAGGCTTTAGGAAGAAAAGCAATTGCATATCAACTGAATACAAAAGATGTGAGATCATTCGATGAATTTGTTAAAAAAGTAGGTGATCATTTAGAAGAAAATACGGGAAGCCGAAATATTGATTTTCTTATTAATAATGCCGGAACGGCTTTATATTCGCCGATTGCAGATGTTACAGAAGAGCAGTTGGATGATATGGTAAATATTCATTTTAAAGGAGTTTTCTTCCTGACTCAGAAATTTTTACCATTTATGAATGATAACGGTGGAATTATCAATCTTTCTTCAGGTTTGGCGAGATTTGCAATGCCTGGTTCGTCGGTTTACGGTTCTATGAAAGCAGCAGTTGACCAATTAAGCAAATACATGGCGAAAGAATTAGGCGCAAGAAAAATTAAAGTCAATGCTGTTGCACCGGGAGCGATCGAAACCGATTTTGGTGGCGGAAGAACAAGAGATGATGAACATGTAAACGCTATGGTTGCTGGTAATACGGCTTTAGGAAGAGCTGGTTTGCCGGATGATATCGGTGGAGTAGTAGCTTTTTTATGCACCGATGATGCAGGTTGGATTACCGCACAAAGAATTGAAGTTTCCGGCGGAATGTTTTTCTAAAAATAAATTTTATTTCTCTCGCAGTTTTTTTTATCGCGTAATCAGCTCAATCTGCGAGAGATTTTTATTTAAAGCATTCTCCAATTTTCTGTATTACCAAAAATGACTTAGGAAATGGAGGCGTTAAGAAAATAAAATTTATGAACGTTAAGAAAATTCTTCTGTTCGAAGCGCGACGAAAATTCGAAAGTAAAACAATTGAGAATCGCGCAAGTTTAGAATTTTTAGAGAATAAAATTTATTTTTAGCCGACAGTTCCAGTCTTGAATTTTTGTTTCTTTTGTTTCAAGACAAAAGAAAAATTACTTTAAATTTTCGCTAAATTTTCAATCGCCCTTTCTAAGGTTTCATTCTTCTTTGCAAAACATAATCTAATCACATTTTCATTCAGTTTATCTTTATAAAAAGCCGAAAACGGAATACTTGCCACTTTATGGTTGATCGTTAATTCTGTAGCGAAATCAAAATCATTTTTATCTGAAATTTTGTCGTATTTCAAAGCCTGAAAATAAGTTCCTTCACAATCGAGAAGTTCAAATGAAGTTTGTACTAAACCCTGTCTCAGAAAATCTCTTTTTTCCTGAAAAAACTGATTAAGTTGATTATAATGTTCGTCATTTTTCATGTATTCCGCCAACGCCATTTGAAGTGGAGTATTCACACAAAAAACATTGAACTGATGTACCTTTCTGAATTCATCCGTCAAAGCTTTCGGAGCAGCACAATATCCAATTTTCCAGCCTGTGATATGGAATAATTTTCCGAAAGAGGCAACTAAAATACTTCTTTCTTTTAGTTCAGGATATTTGCAAATGCTTAAGTGTTTGTTTCCATCAAACACGATGTTTTCATACACTTCATCACTCAAAATTAAAATATTAGTGTCTTGTACAATTTTGATTAATTCCTGAATGTCATTTTCTTTTAAAATCTTTCCTGAAGGATTATTCGGATTATTCAGAATAATCATTTTTGTTTTTTCTGAAACTAAATTTTTCACAACCTTCCAATCGATTTCATAATCCGGAGCTTTCATTTGAAAACGTTTTACAATTCCTCCGAAAAGCTCTATGGTCGGTTCGTAACAGTCATAAGCGGGTTCAAAAATAATCACTTCATCATTTTTCTGAATGAAAGTGGCAATCGCAGTGAAAATTGCCTGAGTTCCGCCTGCTGTAATCGTAATTTCAGTTTCGGGATGGTAAATCGCTTGATGACTGTTCTCAATTTTTCTTGCAATTTCCTCTTTTAAACCCATAATTCCCCCTAAAGGAGCGTATTGATTAAACCCTTTTTTAATGAAATCATTTGCTAAATTCAGTAATTCTGAATCTGTTTCAAAATCGGGAAAACCTTGTGAAAGGTTAATTGCCTGATGTTGATTGGCGAGTTGAGACATTTGGGTAAATATGGTGGTTCCTACGTTAGGAAGTTTCGAAGAAGGAAGTTGTATCATTTAAAAATTCTTTATGAATCTAAATTAGGGGAAATTTTCAAATATTCTAAAGTAAATTTCAAGAAATATGTTGTTGTAATATTAGAGCCTGTTTAAATTTTATTCAATAAATTTTTTATAGTGGATAATTTTACCATATTTTCAGAATTTTCCATTAGTAATTCGTAATTCCTGCATAATCTCCTGTCGTTATCAAACCAGGAAAATGTCCGTTCAATAATCCATCTTTTAGAAAAGGGCTTAAAATCTGTTTTCTTTTCATCATTTCTCATCACCACATTGATTAGATAAGCAAACTTATTTTTCACCTGTTCTATGATTTCTCCTCTGTAACCTCCATCAGCAAGAATAATCTTCACAGGACTTAAGAAATATGCCAAAGTTCTCATGAGAAAATCAACAGCTTTACTGTCATGAACATTGGCTACAGTAACCATTATTGCTAATAAAAATCCGTTTTTATCAACCACCACATGTCTTTTAATTCCTTTTACTTTTTTATTCCCGTCAAAACCATTTAATGAGCGGTTGTTTCCCCATCTTACACTCTGACTGTCCATTATGCCTAAACTCGGTTCTCTTTTTTGATTTCTTTTCAACCTGACTTTTTCCCGTAATTTCGAAAGAAGCAGATCAAAATCCTCTGCATTTGCCCATTTGCTGTAATAGTAATAGACCAATTCCCATTTCGGAAAATCATTGGGTAACATCCTCCATTGGCAACCGGTTTTCACCAAATACATTATGGCGTTCCAAATGGTTCTTAAACCATATTTTCGCTTTCTGTCATTGAGGTTCAAAGTCTTTTTTATAAATTGCCACTGATTGTCAGAAATGTTTGTTGAGTAATTTTTCACTGTAATTTAATTGATTAGTAACCAACAAGTTACGGAAAATAAACAACATAAACAACTGACAATCAGTTTTTTTTATAAGATTATTTTATAAAATAAACGCCATACGAATTTTTCTAATTTAATTTTTAAACAGGCTCTAAAATTTAACTAAAAATATTAATAAATAGAAACCGAAAAATTCGGATATTTTTGTCCGTTTTTGTACTTTTGTATGTTTGCTGAAATAATATATGTCACAAGAAATACAACCTATCTATTCCGAAGATAATATCAGAACCCTCGATTGGCAGGAACATATTCGTTTGCGTCCCGGTATGTACATCGGGAAGCTTGGCGATGGTTCGTCTGCTGATGACGGTATTTATATTTTACTGAAAGAAATTCTGGATAACTCGATTGATGAATTCAGGATGAAATCTGGTAAAAGAATCGAAATAAAAGTAGATGACGGAAAAGTCACGATTCGTGATTTTGGGCGTGGAATTCCTTTGGGAAAAGTCGTCGATGCCGTTTCAAAAATGAATACCGGAGGTAAGTACGACAGCAAAGCCTTCAAAAAATCTGTAGGTTTGAACGGTGTCGGTACAAAAGCTGTAAACGCTCTTTCAGATTATTTCCGTGTGCGCTCTTTCCGTGAAGGGAGAATGAAAATTGCAGAATTTTCACGAGGTATAATCACTGAAGAACACGAAGAAAAAGAAACTTCAGACAGAAACGGGACCGAGATTTCGTTCATTCCCGATGCAGATATTTTTCTTCATTTTAAATACAGAAAAGAGTATATCGAAAGAATGCTCCGCAATTATGCGTACCTGAATCCTGGATTGAAAATTCTTTTCAACGGTGAAACATTCTTTTCTGAAAACGGACTGAAAGATTTGCTGGAAGAAGAATTGGAAAGTGATACTTTGTACCCGATTGTACATTTGAAAGATAATGATATTGAAGTTGCGATTACCCATACTGATAAATCTCAGACGGAAACGTATTTTTCATTCGTTAACGGACAAAATACAACGCAGGGTGGAACGCATTTGAATGCTTTCCGTGAAGCATACGTAAAAACCATCAGAGAATTTTTTAATAAAAGCTTTGATGCATCTGATGTGCGAAAATCTATCGTTGCAGCCATTTCAATCAACGTTGAAGAGCCTGTTTTTGAATCTCAGACGAAAACAAAATTGGGCTCGAATGATATGGGACCAAACGGCCCAACTGTTCGTACATTTATTATTGATTTCTTAAAAAGTAAATTAGATAATTTTTTACATAAAAATCCTGAAATTGCAGAAGCAATTCAAAGAAAAATCTTAATTTCAGAAAGAGAAAGAAAAGAACTTTCCGGAATTCAGAAACTGGCAAGAGAAAGAGCAAAAAAAGTATCGCTTCACAATAAAAAGCTTCGTGACTGCAGACAACATTATAACGATCAAAAAGCCGAAAGAAAAGCGGAGACACAGATTTTTATCACCGAGGGAGATTCTGCATCAGGATCTATCACAAAATCTAGAGATGTTGAGACTCAGGCTGTGTTTTCATTAAAAGGTAAACCTTTGAACTGTTATGGTTTAACAAAAAAAGTGGTTTACGAAAATGAAGAATTCAACTTGCTACAGGCTGCTTTAAATATTGAAGAAAGTCTTGAGGATCTAAGATATAATCAGGTGATTATTGCAACCGATGCCGATGTCGACGGAATGCACATCAGACTTCTTATGATTACGTTTTTCCTTCAGTTTTTCCCGGATGTGATTAAAAACGGACATTTATTTATTCTTCAGACTCCGTTATTCAGAGTTAGAAATAAAAAAGAGACAAGATATTGTTATTCTGAGCAGGAAAGAGTAAAAGCTTTGAATGAATTGGGTAAAAACCCTGAAATTACCCGATTTAAAGGTTTGGGAGAGATTTCACCAGACGAATTCAAGCATTTTATTGGAAAAGATATTCGTTTAGAACCCGTAGTGATAGGAAAAGATCAGACAATCGATCAGCTTCTGGAATTCTATATGGGAAAAAATACGCCGGATAGACAGGTTTTCATTCTTGAAAATTTAGTCGTAGAAGATCAAGATATTAACAAAAAAGAGATTTTAAATGAAGTTGAGCTTTAAAAAATAATACCCACCAAACACCATATCACATGAGACTAAGTAACAGGAAAAAAACACCTGTGTATAATTTTTTCAATATACTATTATTGATAATATTATCAGGCGGGTGTGTAGGTTTTATTTTAGATAAAATGAGGTTCGATATTTTAGATGAAAAAAGCTGTCTTTTAATTGTTGTTCCTGTTATGTTATTGATTGTCATTTATTTGCACGGAAGGCAAATCTTTGAATATGATAGTGACGGAGAAGCTCTTCATTTTAGAAATAGAAATATTATTTCTTTTTTAAATAAACCGTTGAGTGATGAATTTCCAAAATATAAACTAATTAAATTTGAGATGGTTTCCTTACTGTTTTTTAGTAGACTTTATGTAACTATTTCGAGCAAAAACAATGGTTCAACAACCTTAAAATATGAAACTTCTTATTTGACGAGGAAAGAAGTGAATGATTTAAAATTATCCCTCAATAAAGTAGTAAATGCCAATAAAGATAAAAGACATCAAGAATAAGTAATGATAGAAGACAACTCGCACGAAGGCGAAAGCTTAAAAAAAGTTTCAGGACTGTACAAAGACTGGTTTCTGGATTATGCATCTTATGTAATTTTAGACAGAGCGATTCCGTCTGTTTATGATGGTTTCAAACCCGTACAGCGTAGAATTATGCATTCTATGCGTGAATTAGAAGACGGACGTTATAATAAAGTGGCCAATATTGTTGGTAACACAATGAAATATCACCCTCACGGTGATGCCTCTATTACCGATGCAATGGTAGGAATCGGGCAAAGAGAATTGTTGATCGACACTCAGGGAAACTGGGGAAATATTTATACCGGAGATTCTGCGGCGGCTGCAAGATATATCGAAGCAAGGTTAACTCCTTTTGCTTTGGAAGTAGTTTTTAATCCCAAAACGACAGAATGGTCTAAATCTTATGACGGTAGAAATAACGAGCCGGTAGATTTACCGGTAAAATTTCCTTTGCTTCTTGCACAGGGAGTTGAAGGAATCGGGGTTGGGCTTTCTACAAAAATTCTTCCGCACAATTTTAATGAACTGATTAATGCTTCTATTGCTCACTTGAAAGGTAAGAAATTTGAAGTTTTCCCGGATTTTCTGACGGCAGGTTTTCTTGATGTTTCAGAATATAATGACGGTCACAGAGGTGGAAAAGTAAGAGCCAGAGCAAAGATTTCTCAGGTCGATAAGCATACTTTGATGATTTCTGAGCTTCCTTTTTCTAAAACTACAACAGACTTAATTGATTCTGTTTTAAAAGCCAACGAAAAAGGTAAAATTAAAATCAAAAAAATTGAAGATAATACTTCAGACAAAGTTGAGATTCTAGTTTACCTTCACAACGAAGTTTCGCCAGATAAAACGATTGATGCTTTGTATGCATTTACCGATTGTCAGGTTACGATCTCGCCGAATGCGTGTGTAATTGTAGGTGATAAGCCGATGTTCCTGAATGTTTCGGAAATTTTAAGAATGAATACCGATCATACGGTTTCTTTATTGAAAAAAGAACTGGAAATCGAGCTTCATGAATTGCAGGAAAACTGGCATTTTTCATCATTAGAAAGAATTTTTATCGAAAACAGAATTTACCACGATATTGAAGAGGTAAAAAGCTGGGAAGAGGTTCTGAAAACAATTGATGCTGGTTTAAAACCTCACACTACACATCTTTTAAGAGAAGTTACCGAGGAAGATATTTTAAGATTAACTGAAATCAGAATTAAAAGAATTTCAAGATTCGATTTAGATAAGTTTAAAGAAAATATTGCAGCATTAGAAGGTAAAATAGAGCAGGTAAGATTCCATTTGGCGAATCTTATTGCGTATGCAATTGAGTATTACCAAAATATTCAGAAAAAATACGGAAAAGACAGAGAAAGAAAAACAGAATTAAGAATTTTCGATACCATTGACGCGACAAAAGTTGCCGTTGCCAACGAAAAATTCTATGCTAATTTTGAAGAAGGTTTCATTGGAACTTCTTTGAAAAAAGACCAATATCTGTTTGACTGTTCCGACATTGATGATATCATCACATTCAGAAAAGACGGAAGCATGAAAGTTGTAAAAGTGGAAGCCAAAACTTTCATCGGAAAAGATATTCAGCACGTTGCCATTTGGAAAAAAAACGATAAACGCACGGTTTACAACATGATCTACCGTGAAGGCAGAGACGGACCTTATTATATGAAACGTTTTTCGGTAACTGCGGTTACAAGAAATACAGATTATGCTTTAGGTTCAGATAAAAGAGGCTCAGAAATGCTTTATTTTTCGGCAAATCCGAATGGTGAAGCAGAAGTTGTAACAGTTTTATTAAAACCAAATCCGAGAATCAGAAAAAATAAAATGGAAATCGATTTTTCTGAATTGGCAATTAAAGGAAGAGATTCTAAAGGAAATTTGGTGACCAAATATTCTGTAAAGAAAGTTGACCTGAAAGAAGAAGGTGTTTCTACTTTGGCGCCAAGAAAAATATGGTTTGATGAAACAGTAAGAAGACTGAATGCAGATGTAAGAGGAACTCTACTCGGGAACTTTAAAGGTGATGATAAAATTTTAATCATTAATGCTCAGGGAGAAGCTAAACTGGTGAGTTTTGATCTTGGAAACCGTTTTGACGACGAATACATTATTCTAGAAAAATGGAGACCCAATCAGCCTATCACCTGTATTTATTACGACGGAGAAAAGGATATGTATTTCATCAAAAGATTCTTGTTGGAAAACAATACCAATCTGCAAACCTTTATGCCATCGGAACATCCAAAATCATTTATTGAAAGAATTATAGTTTCTAACAATTCTACAGCCGAAATTATTTTCGCAAAAGATAAAGGGAAAGAACGCGAACCTGAAACCGTAAATATCGACGAATTTATAGCTGTAAAAGGAATTAAGGCAATCGGAAATCAGTTTACGAAATTTAAGGTTAAAAATATCAACATCACAATTCCTGAGCCTGAAGAAGAAGAACCGGAAGTATACGAAGAACCAGATTTTACTTCATCAAACGATGATGGGGCAATAGGAAATTTGTTCGGAAGTGATGATAACGAAAATACTGCAGAATGAATATCATAATATTAGTTATTGCTATTACTGCAATTATCAGTTTTATCGCATTTAATAATAAAGAGATATTTGAAAAATATAAATTCAATGTTGGAGCAATTCGGCATAGAAAAGAATATGTCAGAATACTTTCTGCCGGATTTCTGCATGCAGATATAATGCATTTATTGTTTAATATGATGACTTTATATTTCTTCGGTCCTGTAATTTTAGAAGGATTTGGAAATATAGGATTTCTTATTATTTATATTGGATCTATTCTTTTAGGAAATATTTTTTCATTATTTATTTACCAAAAACAGCCGTGGTATTCTGCAATTGGAGCGAGTGGCGGAGTTTCAGGGGTTTTGTTTGCAGCGATTGCAATGATGCCCAATATCGGAATCTATTTCTTTTTTATTCCTATTCCGATTCCGGGATTTATTTTTGGACTTCTATATTTTGGATATTCTGTTTATATGATGCTAAATCCTAAACAGTGGGATAATTTAGGACATGCAGCGCATTTAGGCGGAGCGTTTTTTGGGTTGGTTTATGCTGTAATTGTTCAACCTCAGAGTGCAATCGAACATTCGATGTTTATCGGGATCATGTCACTTCCGCTCATTTATTTAAGTTATCAAGTTTTTGTTAAAAAAAATATTAAATAAAAAACACATTAAATAAAAATACATATGAAAAAAAATATTTTTCTCTTGTTGCTGATTTTTAGTCATTATTTTTCAGCTCAAAACAATTTTACTTTAGTTACTCCAAAACCTACGGATCAAAAAGCTGTTAAAATTGTTTTTTCTACTGATAATGTTGGATTTATCATTAACAATAATAAAGAATTGTTAACAACAAATGACCAAGGTCTGAATTGGAGTATTAAACAGACATTAAATTTTCTTCCGCGTGATATAAAATTCAGAAATAATATTGGATTTATTGTGGGTGAAAATACAATCCTTCGTACAGCAGATTATGGAGCGACTTGGAATTCAATACCTAATTATGGAACAAGTCTTAATTCCATCAATTTTATTAGTAATGATATTGTTTATATTTCCGGACAAACTCAAATTTTAAAATCTTCAGATAATGGAGTGACATTTCCTGAACAGAAAATAATGAACGGAATGTCAGTTTCTATGTCGGTTTTTACCGATGCAAATACAGCTGTTGTTACATGTTTTGACGGAAGAATCAGGAGGACGACCAATGGAGGAGATAGCTGGACGACGAATTATTCGGATAATAGTTCTGCAAATACCTTATATACATTAGTTTTCCCTTCTCAAAATATTGGATATGCTAATAAAGGATTCGGAGAAATGCTTAAAACAATAGACGGAGGACAAACATGGACAGCTTTTGGATATAGTACTTATTATAAGGAAACTTATGGAATGCAGTTTTTTGATGACAATAACGGAATTGTAGTAGGATATGGTGGTGCAGTTTATAAAACTACAAACGGAGGGACGTCTTGGCAATGGATGAGTCCAAACTCACCTTATTCCACCGATACTGATTATAATTTAAATTCACTTTATTTCTTTAATAATCAAACGGGTATTTGTGTTGGGAATAATGGCAGAATTATTAAAACCCAAAACGGAGGAACTAACTGGACT
Above is a genomic segment from Chryseobacterium mulctrae containing:
- a CDS encoding DNA gyrase/topoisomerase IV subunit A — protein: MIEDNSHEGESLKKVSGLYKDWFLDYASYVILDRAIPSVYDGFKPVQRRIMHSMRELEDGRYNKVANIVGNTMKYHPHGDASITDAMVGIGQRELLIDTQGNWGNIYTGDSAAAARYIEARLTPFALEVVFNPKTTEWSKSYDGRNNEPVDLPVKFPLLLAQGVEGIGVGLSTKILPHNFNELINASIAHLKGKKFEVFPDFLTAGFLDVSEYNDGHRGGKVRARAKISQVDKHTLMISELPFSKTTTDLIDSVLKANEKGKIKIKKIEDNTSDKVEILVYLHNEVSPDKTIDALYAFTDCQVTISPNACVIVGDKPMFLNVSEILRMNTDHTVSLLKKELEIELHELQENWHFSSLERIFIENRIYHDIEEVKSWEEVLKTIDAGLKPHTTHLLREVTEEDILRLTEIRIKRISRFDLDKFKENIAALEGKIEQVRFHLANLIAYAIEYYQNIQKKYGKDRERKTELRIFDTIDATKVAVANEKFYANFEEGFIGTSLKKDQYLFDCSDIDDIITFRKDGSMKVVKVEAKTFIGKDIQHVAIWKKNDKRTVYNMIYREGRDGPYYMKRFSVTAVTRNTDYALGSDKRGSEMLYFSANPNGEAEVVTVLLKPNPRIRKNKMEIDFSELAIKGRDSKGNLVTKYSVKKVDLKEEGVSTLAPRKIWFDETVRRLNADVRGTLLGNFKGDDKILIINAQGEAKLVSFDLGNRFDDEYIILEKWRPNQPITCIYYDGEKDMYFIKRFLLENNTNLQTFMPSEHPKSFIERIIVSNNSTAEIIFAKDKGKEREPETVNIDEFIAVKGIKAIGNQFTKFKVKNINITIPEPEEEEPEVYEEPDFTSSNDDGAIGNLFGSDDNENTAE
- a CDS encoding rhomboid family intramembrane serine protease — protein: MNIIILVIAITAIISFIAFNNKEIFEKYKFNVGAIRHRKEYVRILSAGFLHADIMHLLFNMMTLYFFGPVILEGFGNIGFLIIYIGSILLGNIFSLFIYQKQPWYSAIGASGGVSGVLFAAIAMMPNIGIYFFFIPIPIPGFIFGLLYFGYSVYMMLNPKQWDNLGHAAHLGGAFFGLVYAVIVQPQSAIEHSMFIGIMSLPLIYLSYQVFVKKNIK